A genomic window from Melanotaenia boesemani isolate fMelBoe1 chromosome 15, fMelBoe1.pri, whole genome shotgun sequence includes:
- the ubl3a gene encoding ubiquitin-like protein 3a: MSSTPADMINLRLILVSGKTKEFLFSPNDSAADIAKHVYDNWPMDWEEEQVSSPNILRLIYQGRFLHGNVTLGALKLPLGKTTVMHLVARETLPEPNSQGQRNREKTGESNCCVIL; this comes from the exons ATAAACCTGCGGCTTATTTTAGTCAGTGGGAAGACGAAAGAGTTCCTTTTTTCTCCGAACGACTCTGCAGCAGACATTGCCAAACATGTTTATGACAACTGGCCAATGG actgggaggagGAGCAGGTCAGCAGTCCTAACATCCTGAGGCTGATCTACCAGGGACGTTTTCTACACGGCAACGTAACACTAGGAG CTCTCAAGCTACCCCTGGGGAAGACCACAGTGATGCATTTAGTTGCCAGAGAGACTTTGCCTGAGCCAAATTCCCAAG gtCAAAGGAATAGAGAGAAGACTGGGGAGAGTAACTGCTGTGTCATTCTGTAA